From Aedes albopictus strain Foshan chromosome 1, AalbF5, whole genome shotgun sequence, one genomic window encodes:
- the LOC109397295 gene encoding DNA polymerase iota: protein MEDLETQNDSEDHPRVIIHVDMDYFYAQVEEILNPSLKDKPVGVKQRFNVVTSNYIAREYGVKKMMLINEATKLCPDLVLVNGEDLTKYKQMSAKINEIMHKFTPNVEKLGLDENYLDVTKEINDQLEQSVSLEQLQNVEGFIHPPVEDPNLTDREVFRRACGCGCDRRLILATHMAKQIRDRIFCELGMKCCAGIAHNKLLAKLVGSIHKQNKQTVLLPNCAASFVRSLGSVKSLTGIGEKTAQILEECDVRTVRELQEVPLHQLSKRLGLEQSSKLKEMSFGKDDTPVKQTGKPKSVGLEDSCPAISIRADAEDKFRHLLVRLVKNIADDGRIPIAIKVTVRKHDSVKKTSHRECKQDKILPSYFRHKDGKLVLADGAQDKILAVVMKVFERMVDLRQPFNITLLGLSFFKFQERKAGSKSIANFLIKKSDIEVQSITNLSNESLTLSDSFTSNRSFPIAMDCDPASSTCLSDTASVASLSGSESDAEPSPKKCRRLASFLARKNSSLLPSNEDDSSSPSKLRVADLRLNSKEYDQEPSSSGTSSTNIPSGLKTTGFFKNHLSTSTPAKPSSLADSPLSAMGTSSSSSAIKTTNESALPSNVDPDVFHALPVEVQKELLENWRISNPASSSSSTSISSGSSSSSSKNTLHRYFVKNA, encoded by the coding sequence ATGGAAGATTTGGAAACACAAAACGATTCAGAAGATCACCCTCGTGTGATCATACATGTGGACATGGACTACTTTTACGCTCAGGTTGAAGAGATATTGAACCCAAGTCTCAAAGATAAACCGGTGGGAGTCAAGCAGCGCTTCAATGTGGTCACTTCCAACTACATCGCAAGGGAGTACGGTGTAAAAAAAATGATGCTGATCAATGAAGCCACGAAGCTGTGTCCGGATTTGGTGCTCGTCAACGGGGAAGACCTGACCAAATACAAGCAAATGTCGGCAAAGATCAATGAAATAATGCACAAATTCACGCCAAACGTGGAAAAATTGGGATTGGATGAAAATTATCTGGACGTAACAAAAGAGATAAACGATCAGTTGGAGCAGAGTGTCAGTTTAGAACAGTTGCAGAATGTTGAAGGGTTCATACACCCACCCGTGGAGGATCCAAATTTGACTGATCGAGAAGTGTTTCGCAGGGCGTGTGGATGTGGGTGTGACAGAAGGTTAATACTTGCCACTCATATGGCAAAGCAGATAAGAGATCGTATATTTTGCGAATTAGGTATGAAGTGCTGCGCGGGAATAGCACATAATAAGTTGTTGGCGAAGTTGGTGGGTAGCATCCATAAGCAGAACAAACAGACAGTGCTGCTTCCGAATTGTGCTGCAAGTTTCGTGAGATCACTAGGATCGGTTAAAAGTTTGACCGGTATCGGCGAAAAGACTGCTCAAATATTGGAGGAGTGTGACGTAAGAACTGTTCGTGAATTGCAAGAAGTTCCGCTCCACCAACTTTCGAAGCGCCTGGGACTTGAACAGTCTAGTAAGCTGAAGGAAATGTCTTTCGGAAAAGACGATACGCCTGTAAAGCAAACAGGAAAACCAAAATCAGTTGGTTTAGAAGATTCGTGTCCAGCGATTTCCATTCGTGCAGATGCTGAGGACAAATTTCGACATTTGTTGGTACGATTAGTGAAGAATATCGCCGATGATGGTCGCATTCCCATAGCTATTAAGGTGACTGTTCGGAAACATGATTCGGTGAAGAAAACCAGTCATCGCGAATGTAAGCAGGACAAAATATTGCCATCCTATTTTCGGCACAAAGATGGTAAGCTGGTGTTGGCTGACGGTGCTCAGGATAAAATTTTAGCCGTTGTGATGAAGGTGTTCGAACGCATGGTTGATTTACGACAACCGTTCAACATAACATTGTTAGGTCTTTCTTTTTTCAAATTCCAAGAGCGTAAGGCCGGCTCGAAATCGATagcgaattttctcattaaaaagtCAGACATTGAGGTACAATCCATTACGAACCTTAGCAATGAATCGCTTACATTAAGTGACAGCTTCACATCGAATCGGTCCTTTCCCATCGCAATGGATTGCGATCCTGCATCGAGCACGTGTCTCTCAGATACCGCCTCAGTAGCATCATTATCTGGATCAGAATCCGATGCCGAACCATCGCCTAAAAAGTGCCGCCGTTTGGCATCCTTTCTCGCTAGAAAGAACAGCAGCCTATTACCATCCAACGAAGATGACTCCTCGTCCCCAAGTAAGCTACGTGTGGCTGACCTTCGGCTCAACTCGAAGGAATATGATCAAGAGCCTTCAAGCAGTGGTACAAGTTCAACAAACATTCCATCCGGTTTAAAAACTACAGGGTTTTTCAAAAATCATCTTTCGACGTCTACTCCAGCAAAACCATCCTCACTTGCAGATTCGCCATTGTCAGCGATGGGAACTTCCAGTAGCAGCAGCGCCATTAAGACGACTAACGAAAGCGCGCTACCATCCAACGTCGATCCGGATGTGTTCCATGCGTTGCCGGTAGAGGTTCAAAAGGAGCTACTGGAAAACTGGCGAATATCTAATCCCGCATCATCATCGTCAAGCACATCGATATCCAGCGGCAGCTCTAGCTCTAGCTCGAAAAACACACTTCACCGATACTTTGTTAAGAACGCATAG